The sequence below is a genomic window from Etheostoma cragini isolate CJK2018 chromosome 20, CSU_Ecrag_1.0, whole genome shotgun sequence.
GCAACGGCAGTCTTCACATAAAACCACAACCTCActaaaatcaaaacacacacctgcCAAGGTAGGGGCTCGCCGTCTTTACACCAAGTAAACACAAgtaccacacaaacacacacgcaggcaggcaggcacgtAACATTAACAGTAACTTGTGACAGTAAACAAACCGTGTCTTCAATTTCAAAATGCCACAGAAATCTCCAGAACATTCAACAAAACTGTTACAGACCACATTGTCtttcaatttacaaaaatagatgaCAGGTAATTTTAATACTTCAGGTTATTACTATTGTACTGCAGTACACTCGGCTCCTCTTCACAATCAAATAAACAGGTTCACCTTCTCTTATTTTGGAATAAATCTGTTTATCCCAGGATTTCAGCGTCCTGTAAAAGTCCGTATAATATCCagcagttgttttatttgttgtcaCTGTGCATCAACTTTGTTTTGCCCCATTCAAATCAACTTTCAAAGTGATCGTTTGACATTTGTGATTAACTGACAGTACTAACCGATTTGAGGATGGTTTTGATGAGTAAATAAAAATTTCTGAAGAATAGATTTAAAGTTTCTCTaagtgatgttgggtgacgttacttgtTGTTGACGTGagaagtattttaaacaaaacgagactagcttgcccctcccttcACCTCATCCCAAACGCCCCCAAgtcccacccccaaatccttgtcggttattggctggaacgctgtttgtgtgtgctttgtggtgcaggtggggcacagtttgtttttgttgccgtttgtagaccctgggctgtctacagagaacgtgttttttttaaagtgtgttcaggggacaaaCACCTCGCGGATAGTGAgcagatgtttgctgtatgtgacaacaaatgtcctAGCCTTAAACACATGTGACATCGctcagggcacctttaatgaaAAAGGTTAATGTTTTAAGGTGTTTATTTAATACCCTAATGCACAAAATAATTTTGGTCTATGTTaacattctgttgtttttctgaaggCTGTGATGAGTTGAGAATTTGTCTTAAAAACTACACTTTTGCTCATTTGTTGGACAATAGAATTTTAATTGATTTCTGTCGTCTTCCTTTACAGAAAGCGAAAGCTGATCTAGAAGGAGTCGTCTCTCAGCCTGAAGTCTTGAAAGAAAGGAGGTTCTAAGGAGGATTAACTACCGTGTACTGATTAAAACTGAAATACTGACACTGTCGAACATAAACATGCACAGACGGCcacatagaagaagaaaaagctgcTGTGAAGAGTGAGCAAATGGAGAGTGAACATACTGAGCAGCCTCCTGTGAGGTCTAAAAAACCTGCAGACCTGAACACCACACTCTGGCCTGAACACTAGAGAGTCACACTAATAGCGCAACTGCAACTTAGCTCATTCCAAAACAAAGCACAAGTCAGTCACGCACAAGGAAGCTCAATGGTTTTTACACCCTACACAAAATCTTTGTAAATATTATTGTATCTAATGTAGGGATTGTATGTCCTTTCAGTGCAATGCAACAGCAACTTTAGTGACTCCAACATTACTACACTCTTTCACTTAACTTTCGTTGGCTTTAACAGTCCCCCTCTAATTAGTGATCATGTAGTATCCTATGCATCTAATGAGCAATATTTAAACTTTGGTTCCTCATATTGGAGCAATATTGTGTGTAAGTGAACTGATTCTTTACATTGCTGAAGCATTCTATTGAGTGTTAGTGTTTAATGCAGACTAAacactgtgctgtgttttcctGTCGTGGCAGTCAGATCAACAAGGCTCCTCTATGCCTGCCATTCAGGATCACATGGAAGTATTACTTCTGCAACCTGCTGATTATAAATAGGATTGATGCTGTGCATCAGTTTTGTccttgttttactgtaaacttGGTAATACATAAACTGGATGAACAGGTGAGAGCCACTGGAACATGAATGACAGCATATCACAAAACATGATGGAAGGCAAGTTGATCTAGTGCAGTTGTCATTATGCacaagaaaatgttatttttgttgtgtaatACTACTTAGATTGTAAAATTGTTACTGAAAAATGAAGTTCATGCTATGTAATCAGCATTTGTACAGTTtgttatttaacatgttttacttgATATGTTTTGGCAAGCTGTCTCGTGAGTTTATGGTTTTATAGTTAATGTTCTTCTTACAGTTGAGTTATTCTTTCAGTGGTAATTGAGTACATTTTACAGTGCAGAATAAATATTAAGtgtttgtcaaaaaacacaattacaccATTGGAAACAAGATGTCtcagaacttttttttcacatgtagTTAATAAATATATGTCATCCCAAATCTAATCATTTCATTATCTAAAAGTTTATTATGACAATAATTAGGTGTAGAAACATTACATAAGACAGAACAAACATTGAGAACAATTGATGATTTTCGTGTTTATGAGACTTAGCGATGAGGAGCATAGCATTGAGTCAGATGATCCAAAGTCATCTGAGTTCTTTGGTAGATCATCACGTCAAACCATTTTTGATTGCACTGTGAACTgttaatttaataaacattaaatacagcccacatagagatatatatatagtctataGACAGTGTTACAGTACAAAAGTAATGTACAACCAGAAGCAGCACACTAGCACCAGCCCACTGGGTTTTGGTTGTCATTGTGGATGTGGGAGGAAAATTAAACTGCCAGGATTCAGTTACGCTTCTTCTGTCGTGCTGCAACTTCCTCTTGTGGCTCTGGGATACACTGGAATCCAATCAGCATTCCTATGATGGAGAAAGCTAGGaagacatgtcaaaatgtaatcaaataagGGATAATGTAAAATAAGATATTTCCCATCACTCCACAGCACAGTCCATACTTACTTGCCACAATGAGAGGTGCCATGACACCGATAGTCAGGGGAGCAGTTTTGTAGATGAAGGCTTCAGACAAGAAGTGACCCAAAGCCAGCACAAATGTCCACAGGGTGATGTGATACAGCCTGCAGGAGTCGGTATGATACACAGtaagaacatacagtatgaagaCTGCCAACAGAAACAAGGTGCAGGAAGTGAGAAGCTGTCTTACGTTCTGTTCTGGATGTCAATGGCACAGGAACAGCGAATGATAGACGACAGCAGCGTCCAAATGCCAAATGTTCGAGCTTGGAGACCATTCACTAAggaaatgagaagaagaaaatcgGGAATGtaggagtttaaaaaaatggagaaaaaattATATTACGATATAGTCGTGTGTAAAAGTCTACCTAAActtatttaatttacacattttttattcaagcCAGATTGATAAATCGGCTTGGCTAATATTAGCTTAATACAAATAGCCTACTATATTGCTATCAGTATATGTAGCATCTATATATGTCGGCTGATAATAAGAAATTGCAGTACTAACATGGCAAAGATGTTATGTTTGGGGTCATTTAGAAACTGTCACCTTTACATTGTCCAccagaaaaatgtatattagtCTCTTAAATCCAGTAGGTGTGACTCtaaaattgaatattgttgTTCATTGTTTACATAAATAAGTCATATACAAATGGTGTCTAAGTAGCGGATACAAATTTCAGatacctttttttattcaatgctATTGTATAAACGTATATATTTTCTAAGAAATCATATCACCAGATCCTGAACCTGACAACTCCAAAATCATGCTCAGTTGAGTGAAAAATATGATTATGTGACATTTAATGTTGTCCCATCTGTAATGCCCATTAGGTTTTGTCAATCAAACCTGGTTTACTCACCAAACTCTGGTGTGCCTGTGTACAGCTTCTCTGACAAAAAACTGTGGTCTTTGAAACTCTGCACGGTGTTTCCAATCGCGATGACGGACACCATCACCAACCAGCTGCGCAGGACGTTCAGAAAGCGACTCATGTCTTCTGTCTGGGAGACGCACCTGTCCGAAAGATAAGTTAGTGTTGTTTATCTGTGCAGGATAAACAGCTTCAAACTAAAGGCTAATGAAAGTGCAGCTGGCTGGTCATGTTACAATCAGAACAACAGATGTCTGCTCCATGTTAACCTACACAACACAGGAAGACCACATATCAGCTAGCAAGAGATATTCAGCAGTAACAAACGTGACATAGCAGGCTGACGTTACTGTACCGGGTTAAAACATTTATGAATTGTGCTTATATTTACCTGGTGGCCTCTATAAAACTACCATGTTAACACGTTCCTGAGTGCGACGAAACAAGAGAGAACTGGATATTAAACAATTAGGTGTAGTCAAGCCAACCGACTTTCAATCTTGGACTGTGGGGTTGACCAATAACAGATTTTAAGAAATGGCTCCATCCAATCGTACCATTCAAATGATTGGCCCATACGAGCATTCGGGTTCCGCCTACTTTCTCTACCAACCAATAGAAACCAAGAACCCGGTCACCCGTAGACTATTAGGCTAGGCTGCGTCATTCAAAGACCAGATGGAGAACGGGAGGATGCTCTGTTGGGACTTGCGTCTTCGTTAAATCTGTATGAGTACaggaaaaacaatgtatttttaaaaaaaattcagaatacagatatacaaacaaacaaggcatTTTTATAAAGTCACTtcaaaaatagagctttttcTCAATTGAGCATACAAACAAAACCTATAGCTTATACGTAACAAATCAccataaagaagaaaataaaataagagaaaagaaaagaaataaaattcCAAGAGTCATGAACGACGTTAATTAACAAAGTTATAACaatagtttaaatatttaatttcatatttttaaacttGATAATATACCTGCTAATAATTTGTGAATCaatacaaacatttcttttttgtgcatgttctTGTTCTAAGGAACtatatgaaggtaaatatggtgcaaggTGAGAGCTCTGTTCTGCAAGTTCTCACATTAAATCgtattctacaagctctcacTTTGTGAaacatatttaccttcataaaaaacaatgtgcGCTCTTTTCGATTGACAGCATGCCGCACGTTCCGCGCATAGACATTAGAGTCCCCCTACTGAATTCTATGAATCTTTTTAGAAGGTTACAGTGTATTTCCACCCATAGATATAGAACATTTTAGTTATAGAATATAGATATAGATTAAGATAAGACATAGAATATGTTCTATATCTATGGTCCCACCACTGGATGGATGCAGTGCAAAGTTTGGTctggtggaaaaaaagaattgtcgCGACTGCGCATGCTCCTTGCTCTGTTGCTACTCAGTCAGTTGTTGTAGTTACCAGGAACATTAACCGCTAAGATCAACTGGCCCTGTCTATGGCgataacagctagctagctagcagttaGCACGCTCGCAGAGATAAAGGCAAGTTTACATTGATGTGTACTTTTATGGCATAGCATCTACCTACCTTATCTAACGTCACccggttagctagctagcttcccACACCTCAAGTAACATTACGTCTTATTTAACGTTACCTAACTCTTGTTTGACTGTCTGTCTGGGTTTCGTGTTAACGTAACGTTAATGTTATTCTTTTACGCTAACTGTAACGTTAATAGAAAGATAATTTCACCACCACTGACGTGTGCTAAGTTGTTTTTGGAAAGCATTAGTCTTTGTTAGCGAGTCTTTGTAACATGGCTATTAATATATAATTTGGCATGAATGGACCGACGTTGAGCTATTCAATGGCTG
It includes:
- the erg28 gene encoding probable ergosterol biosynthetic protein 28, yielding MSRFLNVLRSWLVMVSVIAIGNTVQSFKDHSFLSEKLYTGTPEFVNGLQARTFGIWTLLSSIIRCSCAIDIQNRTLYHITLWTFVLALGHFLSEAFIYKTAPLTIGVMAPLIVATFSIIGMLIGFQCIPEPQEEVAARQKKRN